cgccgaggcctttcaacctttttaatttttctttttctgacgtacccaactcgtaagacttacaggtaacgccaaggctttgcaacctttttaatttttctttttctgacgtacccaactcgtaagacttacaggtaacgccaaggctttgcaacctttttaatttttctttttctgacgtacccaactcgtaagacttacaggtaacgccaaggctttgcaacctttttaatttttctttttctgacgtacccaactcgtaagacttacaggtaacgccaaggctttgcaacctttttaatttttctttttctgacgtacccaactcgtaagacttacaggtaacgccaaggccttgcaaccttgtttaatttttctttttctgacgtacccaactcgtaagacttacaggtaacgccaaggccttgcaaccttgtttaatttttctttttctgacgtacccaactcgtaagacttacaggtaacgccaaggccttgcaaccttgtttaatttttctttttctgacgtacccaactcgtaagacttacaggtaacgccaaggccttgcaaccttgtttaatttttctttttctgacgtacccaactcgtaagacttacaggtaacgccaaggcctttcaaccttgttttgttttcttcagagctttcatatgagttgatcttgaataattttttgttcagaGCCCGCAGCTTAATCATGATTACtgcaaataagctttgatacattagAGGTTCAacgataataatatatgaaaaataaaacaaacggaaatgataccgccatgggCGGTTTGTCGCGGCGCTCCTCGCCtagcaagaaaaacaattatgttttggcgtggcgagactgagttccattgcggtagtcatcgcggaatatgcttcaacctgaaatattagttggcggcttctatctcgccgagtgataattattgaattttcatgttaatttTTCACATTTGTTCGTTGTCCTGCACTATGATTAACATCaatgaatcaaaatagaaatcatagatgaataaactaaatttcctaatcaagatttcaaaagaataaatttcAAAGAAGGTGACATTATAGCAAGTGCTTCAAGTATCTGCACTAAAAACAGGTCGGTTAATAATAAGTCTCATATACTCCATTAGTTTTGCATGtatgattaattttaattaattgataaaCGAAACAGATAAAAATGTGATACGTAGAGAAAGCATATTCATGTTAGTTATAAGTAAAAAGCAAAATACTTTGTAAGAAGAATACTGATTTAGTTCTTAACCgaaaaaatgtagaaacatatgaaaatttttATACTTTCTCTGTTGGTTATATTTGTCttggtcattttaatttaaagtgtTGACTTACTTAtcagagttgaagttctttcatgCGAAAGTTCTTTCGTGTTTGAAATGTTTACATGAGGTCTTAAGAAAGTTAGTTCATACAAtcacacaaaatattttatcgtGTGCTAGAATAATTTATAGCAGGATTAAAGATATCACATATCAAATAAGCACAAAcagttttgaaccaaacagaacaGCGATTCTTGAATTTAGATCTTGTAAAGTGGCacaccaaaagaaaaacaagtctCATTCTAGTGATTATTAACCTTGAAATACATAAGTACcgatgttcttttcttttactcattgatgagattattattattattattattattattattattattattatagatggCGATAGAATGTGATTCATGAACTATAAATTAACCATGTTAATAAAACCGATAACGTATATAtgcacaaataatatattatcacaaTAGAGAGAGCGAGAACTATATGATTAAATGGTAAGTTAGAGGAAAAGAACGTTAACACCTGGATCGGGAGTCGCCtagcaagaaaaacaattatgttttggcgCGGCGAGACTGAGTTCCATTGCGGTGGTCATCGCGGAACATGCTTCAATTGGAATGTTAATCGGCGGTTTTTATCTCGCCGAGTGGTACCAATGTTTAGTTGCTTGAGTTTTATGATCACCTCTCTTAGCAAGAGGACATAATAAGCATTTTGATGAGCATCCTACTTCTGCTTCACTATTCTGAGTTGTCAAGCAAGCATTTCGTAATTTTAGCTTCCTTAACCTCTTCCTCCGCTTCACTTCCCTCGTAAACCAATTCGGAATATTGCCTGCTGACTAATAGACACAAGACCTTCCAAACTGTATGTGCCGGGGCTTTAATCAAAGCTCTGTCGTTACTGAGTACACTCAAATTGACGGCGGGATTGGCTTTCACATCTTCTTGCATTGTGACCTTCTCTGTCAGTGCTTCAATGTCTGACTCGACCACTACCGCAACAAAGTTTGACGGCGGTGCCGGACAAGGCTGCAGCAGCCACGATCCCCGGCGACGTTGGACAGCAGGTGATGAATATGCATATGCTTGGACTCATGATTTTGACAGTGATGGCATCCATGTTTGAAATAATGATGGGCGAAGGTGGAACACCGACGACAATTGGGCATGACAGCGAATGTAGATCCATGCCATTGATTAAGCAAAATTAGTCATGGAGAATCAAATTGAAACAGAGGCAATGTATGAATGAACTAAGTTGAACTAGAAACAAACATTACAGCAAGCCAAATATATTAACTCTcctctatttatttttgttttaaaacatcCAAATCAGTATCACTATAACAGACATAGAACTAGCCTTTATTAAGATGGAAGCTATAACATCAGCACAGCAGGTATCTCTAACACTGTCTTTTCATTGGCCTCCATAGAACTAATATAAGattctatataatatataaagcaATTTTTTAACAACTATGACATTAATAACTAAACTTTTTAATCATATTGTTACTTTCATGAGAATGATTAGTATTTAGTAACCACAATGAGAACAGCTTGGCAAAAATAAGAACATCATGGCAATAAGCATCAGAATTCAGTAATACTATGTTACTCATGCAACAAGATTGATAATATTGATGGGAAATTGAATACATATAACCGCAATCATACACTACAACGATTAATTTAATACCATAAGCAAAGTAAAGCTATTAACAAATTGGCACTTAACGCCTCGCCGTGATGCAAGGTAGAACATTAAGCCAAATTATTCCGCAAAGAAACAATTGGGCTAGTAAATCAAATATGAATTAAAGGATCTTATGGAGcattcaaaacaaataaatcgGTGATATTAATTTCTTTCTGCTTATTAATTTCACGTGGAATCAACTCTTTTTATTACTTCAAATTACTCAAGGACGAAGACAGAACTTTTAATCGGTGATAGTAAATTGAAGCCAAATAAATCCAAACATTTGTCAGAATAGTATAGTTTTAAGACAttgcaaacaaaaataaaggatTGAAAGCACCTGGGCGGAATTGGTTCGCATCACCTCTTGTCAACTGACTGTTTCTCTCTGCGTCAGTTGACTACTTCATAACCGCTCCATAGGGTCGCAATGGTCAAGATTGTTTCTCTCTGCGTCGCTAACACCGTTTTCTTTGGTTTTTTCTTCTCTGTCGTGTATTTCcatgttctccagccatgtggagatgtttgatttttgtctagtttgctgtggtaggctgggatcaaatgattttaccgcagccccacggtgggcgccaaaatgttctggtaaaaaacgagggggtttgtattattgatcaaatggtgtgattacactcagttcaatcccaacaaccctgggagtttaataagtcagaattcgatccttttacaaatgaaagtatggagctatttatagagcttctagtcttcttctccaagcaagggttcctgaaaatccggtccttagcatcttcttcggtgatgcagcgtgaaagtagggatGAGagccttggtctccaagctatggcagttactagaagtttatttcttctttcttaaGTTAGCGGTTGATACCAGGAAGGGGAAGATATTTACCGTAGCATTGGATTCGCCCTCTTTGGCGTTGCTTTAAGGTTGCCAGTCACGCCTTAGCTTCTAATCGCCTATTGGACGCTCTAGGGTTTAGTTGATTTGGGCTTATCATTCTTTTTACTCTAATTGGGCTTACTGGATATTctcttaagcccattgcccagtccacaaaCCATTAAGATACGGATCTCATCCAAGTAAGTGCTAAGCTTATTATAATTCTTGTCTTCCGCGGTTTACTAATTCACTGTGTGCGCTAACCATACAAATTATTATATCATCAAATTAATTAGCTTAATTAAACATTTTGTCAATTGGATCTATTGTTGTCATTTCAATATCCCGCTTTAATTAGGAACCACACCTTCTTTAAACCAAATATATTGAGATCTAATCACACTTTGATGAAGAGTGTAATAAAACGATTAATTTAATATGCCAAAAGGGATTTGTTATAGATTCATTTGCATTCTAATAATACACTAGCTAAGATTAAGATGAGTGGGTGAccataatatattataaacataTAGTATTCATGTACGAGAAATTATACACACAAGTACAGATTTTTAAATAgtccattcattttatttttttaattttttttttaaaaaaatgtagtgCAAGATACcatttaatttgtttctttcGGTAATAAACTGATTTAATTTAAGCAAAAATCAACTAGGATCTAGGTACCAAATTATAGTAATAATTAAATTCAAACTTTAATAAAAGCAAGATACCGTATCCAACCCTCTAAGATAACCTCCCAATATATATAGTCCCCTATCTAAGATAACAAAGAAGCAACTCAAGCTctaattaacaaactcatcaagTTCCCTAACAAAAAACATGTATGCTTCCACTTCCTTTACTTCACAACTCATCAATGAGCTTCTTGTGGAATCTCACACAAGAAGGTTACTCTTCCAAGACCCAATTGATCATCAATCACCAACCACCTCCCCTCCTTTAACAAACAACCATAATTCAACCGACTCATATTTCGGAGTTCATGAACTTGATTCAAATGTTGTGATGATACTTGGGGTCCTATTATGTGCTCTTATTTGCTCACTTGCATTAAATTCAATCATAAGGTGTGCCTTAAGATTTTCAAACGTATCCATCAACAACAATTCTCTTTCGAGTTCGAGCAATAGCCCTACTGATGAATTGGTCCACAAAGGAATCAAGAAGAAAGCTCTCAAGAAATTTCCTACAATGAACTATTCAACCGAGTTGAAACTACCAAGTTTGGATACAGAGTGTATGATATGTATCTCAGAGTTTACAAATGGTGAAAAAATGCGCATTTTACCTAAATGCAACCATGGTTTTCATGTTCGTTGCATTGACAAATGGCTAAAGGAACACTCGTCATGTCCCAAATGTAGACAATGTCTTCTTGAAACTTGTCGAAAAATTGGTGGATCGCAGGTGCAACCGATTGTCTTGCCAGTCGCAGAAACCATTATAAGGATTCAACCCCTAGAGCATGAAGCTTTAGAACGTAGCTACAGAGAAATATAAGTTAATTataattactcttttaattccTCCAATTATGGTggagatcattttttttcccaataaaAAAGACTATGCtgtaattatttgaaattttgcaCCGATAATATATGTCTTTGTGTATTGCAattataatttactttttttcatcaaagaagaaaacaagtagctaggaaagaaagaaaagaaaaaactaaatcaTAGTCAATTAAAATTACTCTCATGGCCAACCAAAAACAAGCTATGGGTGTTGCTATCAAAAGGTAGCATGCATAACATTGAATAATTTAGGGATGAATTAGATGACATCTCTTAGTCATGGTTGTGGATAAGATTTACCGTAGGCACGAGACAAATAACGTAATGAATACatgaagataaaataaaattatatagtgAATACCGGTAAACAATGACGGCTCAGAGTACGGTTCAAGATGAAAGACTGCTCAGGGCCCATGTTTAAAGAGacgaattttttaattttataatatgtaTAAATATTGGATGAATATATATtagatgaatatatatatatatatatatatatatatatatatatatatatatatatatatatatatatatatatatatatatatatatatatatatatatatatatatatatatatatatatatatatatatatatatatatatatatagtagcaATTTATTCCGTAAGTTTGcaaagttgttttttatttttgcaatgtatgcaaaaaaaatatgaaaggaatggaaagaaaagaaaagaaaaaaagaagagaaaaatacaaaagaaaatatgaaaagaaataagagattaaataaataagtatgttaattgttatgttatttttttgggtcatgctaaacagtgcc
This portion of the Trifolium pratense cultivar HEN17-A07 linkage group LG3, ARS_RC_1.1, whole genome shotgun sequence genome encodes:
- the LOC123916518 gene encoding RING-H2 finger protein ATL78-like, translated to MYASTSFTSQLINELLVESHTRRLLFQDPIDHQSPTTSPPLTNNHNSTDSYFGVHELDSNVVMILGVLLCALICSLALNSIIRCALRFSNVSINNNSLSSSSNSPTDELVHKGIKKKALKKFPTMNYSTELKLPSLDTECMICISEFTNGEKMRILPKCNHGFHVRCIDKWLKEHSSCPKCRQCLLETCRKIGGSQVQPIVLPVAETIIRIQPLEHEALERSYREI